The following proteins come from a genomic window of Proteinivorax hydrogeniformans:
- a CDS encoding TldD/PmbA family protein encodes MKLDYLRGFQDCFTDHTELRLQKNSNVAIALVNGNLVRNEKNTSSGISSRIYHKGVFGFAASPKIDEESVKKVLNKAKENAYRLSSLEKKNKGPLPHESFEVIKDFSTKKNLVSRKEMIDFLKALHQYATSTYKDLKSSTFVINNLDMEKSLLTSFGAAGYTLTPRTIVMISLSLEKDGVTYDSYEVLGGLGQYEDYFDNPKDLFVKVDETYKKVREKSEGVYPEAGYKDVILDSNLAGILAHEAIGHTTEADMVKSGSVAKDYLGQKVASELVTLVDFAYEYNGDICPVPVYIDDEGTKPKDAVIIQDGILKNFMNNKDLSVDLGHQPTGNARAYAFSDEPLVRMRNTAILPGKDNLEDMIASIDDGYYLTKPSNGQADSTSEFMFGVPNGYEIKRGKITRAIKDTTISGVAFDMLKTITMVSDEMSWSNSGMCGKKQGIPVGMGGPAIKCKINIGGR; translated from the coding sequence GTGAAGTTAGATTATTTAAGGGGTTTTCAAGACTGTTTCACAGACCATACCGAGCTACGGCTTCAAAAAAACTCCAATGTAGCTATAGCACTTGTAAATGGAAATCTAGTTCGTAACGAGAAAAACACATCAAGTGGGATTTCTTCTAGAATTTATCACAAGGGTGTATTTGGGTTTGCAGCCAGCCCTAAAATTGATGAGGAATCGGTGAAAAAAGTTTTAAATAAAGCTAAAGAAAATGCCTACAGGCTTTCTAGCTTAGAAAAGAAAAATAAAGGCCCATTACCCCATGAATCATTTGAGGTAATTAAGGATTTTTCGACCAAGAAAAACTTAGTATCTCGCAAAGAAATGATTGATTTTTTAAAAGCCTTACATCAATATGCTACTTCCACTTATAAAGATTTAAAATCGTCCACTTTTGTAATAAATAACTTGGATATGGAAAAAAGTTTGTTAACTTCTTTTGGGGCTGCAGGTTATACCTTAACCCCTCGGACCATAGTTATGATAAGTCTATCCCTTGAAAAAGATGGAGTTACGTACGATTCCTATGAAGTTTTAGGGGGGCTAGGGCAATACGAAGATTATTTTGATAATCCTAAAGATTTATTTGTAAAAGTTGATGAAACTTACAAAAAGGTGCGGGAAAAATCAGAGGGAGTATATCCTGAAGCTGGCTATAAAGACGTTATTTTAGATTCAAATCTTGCGGGGATTTTAGCCCATGAAGCAATCGGTCACACCACAGAGGCTGATATGGTTAAAAGCGGTTCAGTAGCAAAAGATTATTTAGGGCAAAAAGTGGCTAGTGAGCTAGTTACTTTAGTGGATTTTGCATATGAGTATAATGGTGATATTTGTCCAGTTCCTGTTTATATTGATGATGAAGGTACAAAGCCTAAAGATGCCGTTATTATACAAGATGGTATCTTGAAAAACTTCATGAATAATAAAGACCTATCTGTAGATTTAGGGCATCAGCCTACCGGTAATGCAAGAGCATATGCATTTTCTGACGAGCCGCTAGTTAGAATGAGAAACACAGCAATCTTGCCAGGAAAAGACAACTTAGAAGATATGATAGCGTCTATAGATGATGGATATTATTTAACTAAGCCAAGTAATGGTCAGGCAGATTCTACTAGTGAGTTTATGTTTGGAGTGCCAAATGGATACGAGATAAAAAGAGGCAAAATCACAAGAGCTATCAAAGACACAACAATCTCTGGAGTAGCATTTGACATGCTTAAAACAATAACCATGGTTTCTGATGAAATGTCTTGGAGCAATTCAGGAATGTGTGGTAAAAAACAAGGTATTCCTGTAGGAATGGGTGGACCTGCTATAAAATGTAAAATCAATATAGGAGGACGGTAA
- a CDS encoding aspartate ammonia-lyase gives MNSKNNFRLENDALGNIMVPSDAYYGPQTQRAVENFPISGLKLPRSFIKAQGIIKASAATANMELGLLSPDIGKAVIAASEEVIEGKWDNQFVVDVYQAGAGTSQNMNANEVIAYRAQKIAGGSLDIHSNDHVNMSQSTNDTFPSALNIAAVETITEGLLPALARFQQELQKKADQFMPVLKAGRTHLHDGVPMRLGQEFSGFAETIGAVIKQIESNLNDLHQIGLGGNAVGTQINLDPKYPSKAILEVCKRTNAPFRQPVNIFSFMQNMNEPIRCMLTLKELAIHLIKITSDLRLLSSGPRTGLAEILLPPIQPGSTIMPGKVNPAILEMTHMVCCQIIGYEAAVSTAGKASQLEINVMMPLIAHTFLHSIELLTNTTETLVTKCITGIQANTSTCQKWMEESLSLVTGLSPILGYDAASQLGIKADSESKTLKEVLQEKDLLTEEILKAIDPKGMV, from the coding sequence ATGAACTCAAAAAATAATTTTCGGCTGGAAAATGATGCATTAGGAAATATAATGGTTCCTTCAGATGCGTACTATGGACCCCAAACTCAGCGTGCTGTTGAAAATTTCCCTATAAGCGGGCTAAAGCTTCCGCGCTCGTTTATTAAAGCACAGGGAATAATTAAAGCTTCAGCGGCTACAGCAAATATGGAGCTTGGTTTACTTTCTCCAGATATCGGGAAGGCTGTTATTGCAGCCTCTGAGGAAGTTATCGAAGGGAAGTGGGACAATCAATTTGTAGTTGATGTTTATCAAGCTGGCGCTGGCACTTCACAAAATATGAATGCTAATGAAGTAATAGCCTATCGAGCTCAAAAGATAGCCGGTGGTTCTTTAGATATACACTCTAACGACCATGTAAATATGTCGCAATCAACAAACGATACTTTCCCCTCAGCATTAAACATCGCGGCAGTTGAAACTATCACTGAGGGTCTTCTTCCGGCGTTGGCTAGATTTCAACAGGAGCTACAAAAAAAGGCAGACCAATTTATGCCTGTGCTAAAAGCAGGTAGAACACATTTGCACGATGGAGTGCCAATGCGGCTAGGTCAGGAGTTTTCTGGGTTTGCAGAGACAATAGGGGCTGTTATCAAACAAATAGAGTCTAACCTTAATGATTTACACCAAATAGGCTTAGGGGGAAATGCAGTTGGCACACAAATTAATCTAGATCCTAAGTACCCTTCTAAAGCTATATTAGAAGTATGTAAAAGAACTAATGCGCCTTTTAGACAACCTGTTAATATTTTTTCTTTTATGCAAAACATGAATGAACCCATCCGGTGCATGTTAACACTTAAGGAGCTAGCTATACATCTAATTAAAATTACTAGCGATCTTCGTTTACTTAGTTCTGGTCCTAGAACGGGACTAGCTGAGATATTGCTTCCTCCAATACAACCTGGTTCTACCATAATGCCAGGGAAGGTAAACCCCGCTATTTTGGAGATGACTCACATGGTTTGCTGCCAAATTATTGGTTATGAAGCTGCAGTTTCAACAGCTGGTAAAGCAAGTCAGTTAGAAATTAATGTTATGATGCCGCTTATTGCCCACACGTTTTTACATTCAATCGAGCTGTTAACCAACACTACCGAAACATTAGTAACAAAATGCATAACCGGTATTCAAGCTAATACATCTACCTGTCAAAAGTGGATGGAGGAAAGCCTTTCGTTAGTTACAGGTTTAAGTCCAATACTGGGATATGACGCTGCGTCACAACTAGGAATTAAAGCAGACTCGGAAAGCAAAACCTTAAAGGAAGTTTTGCAGGAAAAAGATCTGCTAACCGAAGAAATACTTAAGGCCATCGACCCTAAGGGAATGGTTTGA
- a CDS encoding sensor histidine kinase, which produces MLPQQFVLLYLVYGFAFVNLGISALQQSSKLNSNFAFVNNIKYLGYFGVAHGITEFVTMLTWTGLYNDYYLQMFVFNSLLKAVSFVALFLFGANLLAPKFKRYFSFYISTVFSVWLMIFIFLGVRHGFVQHIDQPIYNIIFIRYFMAFPAGVITCIALLTDASAIRKSKIYKIAIKYRALAIAFLVYGLLDGLIVGYHDFFPANLINNDMFMEVFGFPVQVAKTLTGITINLLFLRIIYIFNWERDEKLQQLNQSKLVNDERRKLGREIHDNVIQDLFATGLQVEFAIKKEDDDLQQKLLLDIKKSINHSISSIRKFMIRDSSKVIDVEEFNENVKMLVEQFDKIIDAKVSFAYRIPDYNLGKLTKDTATQIYYIIQEGLSNVAKHSEASKVEILLTSSINTLEVRIMDNGIGFTMSETSSKNIGLNSMKQRAKQISGSFQINSEKNTGTEILISIPWGNISEQN; this is translated from the coding sequence ATGTTACCACAGCAGTTCGTACTTCTTTACTTGGTGTATGGCTTTGCTTTTGTCAATCTAGGTATCTCAGCCTTACAGCAAAGTAGTAAACTAAATAGTAATTTTGCCTTTGTAAACAATATAAAATATCTAGGGTATTTCGGAGTTGCTCATGGCATAACTGAGTTTGTAACTATGCTTACTTGGACCGGACTATATAATGACTATTACCTACAAATGTTTGTATTTAATAGCCTTCTCAAAGCGGTATCTTTTGTAGCATTATTTCTTTTTGGGGCAAACCTACTTGCTCCTAAGTTTAAGCGTTATTTTAGCTTTTATATATCTACTGTTTTTAGTGTATGGCTAATGATATTTATTTTTTTAGGCGTACGGCACGGTTTTGTTCAACATATAGATCAGCCTATTTATAATATAATATTTATTAGGTACTTTATGGCTTTTCCGGCTGGTGTAATAACATGTATTGCGTTGCTAACAGATGCTAGTGCTATAAGAAAGTCAAAAATATATAAAATAGCAATTAAGTATAGGGCCCTTGCGATTGCTTTTTTAGTCTACGGTCTACTAGATGGATTGATTGTAGGATATCATGACTTTTTTCCCGCTAATCTAATCAATAATGATATGTTTATGGAGGTATTTGGGTTTCCGGTACAAGTAGCAAAAACATTAACTGGGATAACTATTAACCTACTTTTTTTAAGAATAATTTATATATTTAACTGGGAAAGAGATGAAAAGTTGCAGCAGCTCAATCAAAGTAAGCTTGTAAATGACGAGAGAAGAAAATTAGGAAGAGAGATTCATGATAATGTTATTCAAGACCTTTTTGCAACCGGTTTGCAGGTGGAGTTTGCTATAAAGAAAGAAGATGATGACCTACAGCAAAAACTGCTTCTAGATATAAAAAAAAGCATCAACCATTCTATTAGTTCTATTAGAAAGTTTATGATAAGAGACTCTAGCAAGGTGATAGATGTAGAAGAATTTAATGAAAATGTGAAAATGTTAGTGGAGCAATTTGATAAAATAATAGATGCAAAAGTTTCCTTTGCTTATAGGATTCCCGATTATAACTTAGGTAAGTTAACTAAAGATACAGCCACTCAGATCTATTACATTATTCAAGAAGGGTTAAGCAATGTCGCTAAACATTCAGAAGCTTCAAAAGTAGAAATTTTATTAACATCTAGCATAAACACTTTAGAGGTAAGAATTATGGATAACGGGATAGGATTTACCATGTCTGAAACAAGTTCTAAAAACATAGGATTAAACTCTATGAAGCAACGGGCTAAACAAATTAGCGGTAGTTTTCAGATAAATAGTGAGAAAAATACTGGAACAGAAATTTTGATATCAATACCATGGGGGAATATAAGTGAACAAAATTAA
- a CDS encoding ABC transporter permease subunit codes for MLGLLKFEIKKLCKGKKLLWLLVVVIIATAGIYYQNVSQYSNVRGDTLDEIASYRRSIGIHQNEFIQAREKKGNLDEIQAQQFQHTQDMLRSVQYWYNAVTSGWSTAFYFGEWEELLAYEADFYDDLIKYEEKLGGDPLLHFQGVEKEIAIAKNNWLMEHNFFYEDETYPDSPHLNLVQSSSFLFGLAGILVLIIFFGGRISEEKSEHTWFTIKTQPIRIWKLILAKYFSLSIVIALFIVMVVLTGLFLPAIFSEYEITLSYPQVLTTGDDFTIVTTSVYIARAVVLFCFVAFFALSISLAFDKISQNSFTSTIITSAFIALAYVLTGWLEPLQTVFNPFYHLYYPTLNQLPNLKDILYPVILLLWSGAFVLVAIFIPEKQINFLYQENFKRPFKNGVIRSEIPNLLNFNIFEWRKIRRKGILVKVFAMLFILILFIYSTISQRATEAEKGYIGSLEERIEINTQETIPEAKERMEMELENAHETVYDETKLRWDSRLETLFTRVDKKKAAVEGYNKGNWSHFYDYEIFDLKVTEGGYLRRSARQFSVNAGIAEVKLKKDKDIKPILTPQYRLPNIFDHDETKARTTRSRVGQNGVFTLYHYFERYIYLIPLLFFIVILGGGLSQDRGKKSTINFLMTQPIKRSKLFFGKMLNGQIMIVICCLMFFITAFLVSTISDGIGDWDYPILRYDSEPVVDSPDYTGTRTFVRGWNRGFHFIPISRFLVECTVLFIVIAIFLTATSIVLSLLIKKRVGVFTTTAGIGAGGYAFSQFLGDTAHLSPFIYLNIPKVISGEFATLMNNPKIHLLTGSILLLSLTVILVILGYFVSGKDTKKFKNIKQKLAARI; via the coding sequence ATGCTCGGGCTTTTAAAATTTGAGATAAAAAAACTATGCAAAGGCAAAAAGCTTTTATGGCTTTTAGTTGTAGTTATTATAGCCACAGCTGGGATTTATTATCAGAATGTCTCGCAGTATTCAAATGTTAGAGGAGATACCCTAGATGAAATAGCGTCTTATAGAAGGTCGATAGGTATACACCAAAATGAGTTTATTCAAGCTAGAGAGAAGAAAGGAAACCTAGATGAGATCCAAGCGCAACAATTCCAGCATACCCAAGACATGTTAAGGTCAGTTCAGTATTGGTATAATGCCGTAACTAGTGGATGGAGTACTGCATTTTATTTTGGTGAGTGGGAGGAGCTGCTTGCATATGAAGCAGACTTTTATGATGACTTGATAAAATATGAAGAAAAGTTAGGGGGAGATCCTTTACTTCACTTTCAAGGAGTAGAAAAAGAGATAGCCATAGCTAAAAATAATTGGCTAATGGAGCATAACTTTTTTTATGAGGATGAGACCTATCCTGACTCTCCCCATCTAAATCTAGTTCAAAGTTCATCTTTTCTTTTTGGGCTAGCAGGAATTTTAGTTTTAATTATTTTTTTCGGAGGGAGAATTAGCGAAGAAAAGAGTGAACATACTTGGTTTACCATAAAAACACAACCTATACGAATATGGAAGCTTATATTGGCAAAATATTTTAGTCTATCGATTGTAATTGCTTTATTTATTGTAATGGTTGTACTTACGGGACTATTTCTTCCTGCTATTTTCAGCGAATATGAAATAACCCTTAGCTATCCTCAGGTGTTAACCACCGGAGATGATTTTACCATAGTTACAACTAGTGTATATATAGCGCGAGCAGTGGTTTTGTTTTGCTTTGTAGCTTTTTTTGCTTTGAGCATTTCACTGGCTTTTGACAAGATATCTCAAAACTCTTTTACCTCAACAATAATTACTTCCGCATTTATAGCTTTGGCTTATGTACTAACAGGCTGGCTAGAACCACTCCAGACGGTATTTAACCCTTTTTATCATCTTTACTACCCTACCTTAAACCAACTTCCTAATTTAAAGGACATCCTTTATCCCGTTATTTTACTTTTGTGGAGCGGAGCATTTGTCTTAGTAGCCATTTTTATACCGGAAAAGCAAATCAACTTTCTTTACCAGGAAAACTTTAAAAGACCTTTTAAAAACGGAGTGATAAGAAGTGAAATACCTAACCTCTTAAACTTCAATATTTTTGAGTGGAGAAAAATAAGGAGAAAAGGAATTTTAGTAAAGGTTTTTGCTATGTTGTTTATTTTGATTCTTTTTATTTATTCCACCATATCGCAAAGAGCTACCGAGGCAGAAAAAGGGTATATCGGTAGCTTAGAAGAGAGAATAGAAATTAATACACAAGAAACAATTCCCGAAGCTAAAGAAAGGATGGAAATGGAATTAGAAAATGCCCATGAAACGGTATATGACGAAACTAAACTTAGATGGGATAGTCGCCTTGAAACACTTTTCACTAGAGTAGATAAGAAAAAGGCTGCAGTTGAGGGTTACAACAAGGGGAACTGGTCACATTTTTATGACTATGAAATTTTTGATCTTAAGGTAACTGAAGGAGGATATCTACGAAGATCAGCGAGGCAATTCTCAGTTAATGCTGGAATAGCAGAGGTTAAGTTAAAAAAGGACAAAGATATTAAGCCGATATTAACACCTCAATATCGACTTCCAAATATTTTTGATCATGATGAAACGAAAGCTCGAACTACCCGAAGTAGAGTAGGTCAAAATGGAGTTTTTACTCTTTATCACTATTTTGAAAGATACATTTATCTAATACCTCTTTTATTTTTTATAGTTATATTAGGCGGTGGCCTTTCACAAGATAGGGGAAAGAAATCTACTATTAACTTTTTAATGACTCAACCTATAAAACGTAGTAAGCTATTTTTTGGTAAAATGCTAAATGGGCAAATTATGATTGTCATATGTTGCTTAATGTTTTTTATAACTGCATTTTTAGTATCCACGATTTCAGATGGGATTGGAGATTGGGATTATCCTATTTTGCGCTATGATTCTGAGCCAGTAGTTGATTCGCCTGACTATACAGGAACTAGAACTTTTGTGAGGGGATGGAATCGAGGTTTTCACTTTATACCTATTTCAAGGTTCTTAGTAGAATGTACGGTGCTGTTTATTGTAATTGCGATCTTTTTAACTGCAACCTCTATTGTTTTATCTTTACTTATAAAAAAGAGGGTTGGAGTATTTACGACAACTGCAGGAATTGGTGCTGGTGGCTATGCATTTAGTCAATTTTTAGGCGACACAGCCCACCTTTCCCCCTTTATTTACCTAAACATTCCTAAAGTTATAAGCGGAGAGTTTGCAACATTAATGAACAATCCTAAAATTCATCTTTTAACTGGAAGTATATTGCTTTTGAGTCTAACAGTTATACTTGTTATTTTGGGCTATTTTGTTTCAGGTAAAGATACTAAGAAGTTCAAAAATATAAAGCAAAAGTTAGCAGCGCGTATATAG
- a CDS encoding response regulator transcription factor, whose amino-acid sequence MNKIKLFLVEDHSIVRKGLKLILDYHEDFEICGEAECISEALENISKAKPDIVLLDIKLPDGDGVTACQEIKKRCSQCRVLILTAFTEKHMVLEAVKAGADGYLLKSAESDILFDSIIKVYQGLSVLDPKITKDVLKEVKSIGENGDDNLTSKEQLILELISSGKTNKEIGHHLNLTEKTVRNYISKIFKRINVANRTEAARYWMRKSVFK is encoded by the coding sequence GTGAACAAAATTAAATTATTTCTAGTGGAAGACCATAGTATTGTGCGAAAGGGACTTAAACTAATTCTGGATTATCATGAAGATTTCGAAATATGTGGTGAAGCAGAGTGTATTTCAGAGGCGCTAGAAAATATCTCTAAAGCAAAGCCTGATATAGTTTTATTAGACATAAAATTACCAGATGGCGATGGCGTTACTGCCTGTCAGGAAATCAAAAAAAGATGCAGTCAGTGTAGGGTGCTTATTCTAACAGCCTTTACGGAGAAACATATGGTATTAGAAGCCGTAAAGGCTGGAGCTGATGGTTATTTACTAAAAAGTGCAGAAAGTGATATATTGTTTGATTCGATAATAAAAGTTTATCAGGGTCTATCTGTGTTAGATCCTAAAATTACTAAAGATGTACTAAAAGAGGTAAAAAGCATCGGAGAAAATGGCGACGACAACTTAACTAGCAAAGAGCAGTTGATTTTAGAGCTAATAAGCTCGGGGAAAACCAATAAGGAAATAGGTCATCACCTTAATTTAACAGAGAAAACAGTAAGAAACTATATTAGCAAAATTTTTAAAAGGATAAACGTAGCAAATAGAACAGAAGCTGCTAGATATTGGATGAGAAAGAGTGTCTTCAAATAA
- a CDS encoding ABC transporter ATP-binding protein — protein sequence MILSVKDVRKSYGKEEVLKGISFEITEPQIIALVGPNGSGKTTLLNVITNLLTSNGGEVSVLGKSNKNPDIFKEISYMQDNSVLYDYLTGYDHLQFIGDIQGITKEKILETVKWIGIDSYMHKKVGNYSLGMKQHLLLTMAIVNKPKLLILDEPLNGLDPSNAIKIRKIMLQLYKANTTILLSSHNLAEIDRLTSQIMFLKNGNLIKEDISVYEKTCYDLSLGNVDQAKEILAKKEIPVEIVDEKVRVFKEASSLYPVFLALEENNIILDDIQKKIWGSEERYKMIFGEDS from the coding sequence ATGATTTTGTCAGTTAAAGATGTCAGAAAATCTTATGGGAAAGAAGAAGTTTTAAAGGGAATATCTTTCGAAATTACCGAGCCTCAAATTATCGCACTTGTAGGCCCTAACGGATCAGGCAAAACAACCCTATTAAATGTGATAACTAATTTACTTACATCTAACGGGGGTGAAGTTTCAGTACTAGGTAAAAGTAACAAAAATCCTGATATTTTCAAAGAAATCTCATATATGCAGGACAACTCTGTGCTTTACGATTACCTAACAGGATATGACCACTTACAGTTTATAGGTGACATACAAGGGATAACAAAAGAAAAAATTTTAGAAACTGTTAAATGGATTGGGATTGACTCTTACATGCACAAAAAAGTAGGCAATTACTCGTTGGGGATGAAACAGCACTTGCTTTTGACAATGGCCATAGTAAATAAGCCCAAGCTATTGATATTAGATGAACCGCTAAATGGATTAGACCCGTCAAACGCTATAAAGATTCGTAAAATTATGCTCCAATTATATAAAGCTAATACCACAATATTGCTATCTTCTCATAACTTAGCTGAAATCGACCGTCTAACATCACAGATAATGTTTTTAAAAAATGGGAATCTGATAAAAGAAGATATTTCGGTATATGAAAAAACCTGTTATGACTTAAGCTTAGGTAACGTAGATCAAGCAAAAGAAATTCTAGCCAAAAAAGAGATACCCGTTGAAATAGTAGATGAAAAAGTAAGGGTGTTTAAGGAAGCATCATCCTTATATCCTGTTTTTTTGGCTCTAGAAGAAAATAACATTATCCTTGATGATATTCAAAAAAAGATATGGGGTTCTGAAGAGCGATACAAAATGATTTTTGGAGAGGATAGCTAA
- a CDS encoding ABC transporter permease subunit encodes MRKSKELSNDNRGGKTMWGLLKFEAKKLIKSKKIGWLLIVVTVITAGIYYQNVSQYSNARLEARSKIGLYARSIGIQQEGFIQTRENRDLNEKEAELYLQTQDMLRSLFYWRAAQQEESLILEAEFYHDVVTYEKMGGEPLLHLQGLDKEIAIGKNAWLLEHNMFYEDEKYPESPHLNLIQSSSFLFKIVGILTLVFFFGTGLSDEKDEGTWATLKTQPIPTWKLIISKYASLAVVIAIFLIMVTAVGLIIPVIFSDYSIKLNYPQVLKTDDTFVIVTTSLYLARASLLFIFASFFAFSVAMIFNKTCKNSFTTLIFASTVLIVGYFLADWIFPLQNVINPFYHFYYDILSQPPKVSDLMYPLTMLAWSSLCILLAIYIPQKQLSLLYVSNFKRPFNKGKIRNFRFKKWNINIFQWRKIVRKGLLLKTFGLLIILVVFLFSTISQQADEVELTYIGMLENEMDRIQFDSIPEAKENMERSLENAQDEESYYTAKKEWEAGIQYLKTRSEKIKAAVEGYHQGNWEPLYKYQLFDIKSRTGDIETGRAMRLSEQRGTPAQFSTQVGLEETKLLLKSGVTPILLPQNQLTNIFENIPKEHVQFLKKNNIRMVDESGLFILYHYFERYIYFIPLVIFIFILGGGVASERGTFALLKTQPVSDKNLFFGGLINAKTAVVLSCIAFFLIALLVSTVADRFGDWNYPILRYDPESVVCAEDYTGTEVFVSNWNRGFHFVTLGRHLLESLGLFIALALFFTAITNVVALIIRNKVGVMSLTAAIGVGGYQFSQLLKQTAHLSPFTYLNIPKVISGEYATLLDNSKINLANGIMLLLLLAALVIVAGYIILSKPPTTAKRSKTIYKS; translated from the coding sequence ATGCGAAAATCTAAAGAGCTATCAAATGATAATCGGGGAGGTAAAACCATGTGGGGGCTTTTAAAGTTTGAGGCTAAAAAACTAATTAAAAGTAAAAAAATAGGTTGGCTATTGATTGTAGTTACTGTAATTACAGCGGGAATATACTATCAAAATGTTTCTCAATACTCGAATGCTAGATTAGAAGCGAGAAGTAAAATAGGACTGTATGCTAGGTCGATTGGAATTCAGCAGGAGGGGTTTATACAAACTAGAGAAAATCGCGATCTTAACGAGAAAGAAGCTGAGTTATATCTACAAACCCAAGATATGCTAAGATCACTTTTCTATTGGCGTGCAGCTCAACAGGAAGAGTCCTTAATTCTCGAGGCAGAATTTTATCACGATGTTGTGACATATGAAAAAATGGGGGGAGAACCCCTTTTGCACCTACAAGGACTTGATAAAGAAATAGCCATAGGGAAAAACGCATGGCTGCTAGAGCATAACATGTTTTATGAGGACGAAAAGTACCCTGAGTCACCACACTTAAACCTAATTCAGAGTTCATCATTTTTATTTAAAATAGTGGGGATTCTAACCCTAGTTTTCTTTTTTGGAACTGGACTTTCCGATGAGAAGGACGAAGGAACATGGGCTACACTAAAAACTCAGCCTATCCCAACATGGAAACTGATTATCTCAAAATATGCCAGCTTAGCTGTGGTGATTGCCATTTTCTTAATTATGGTGACTGCAGTGGGACTTATAATTCCTGTTATTTTTAGTGATTATTCAATAAAACTTAATTACCCTCAAGTGCTAAAAACAGATGATACCTTTGTCATAGTTACCACCAGTTTGTATCTAGCTAGGGCATCATTACTTTTTATCTTCGCGAGCTTTTTTGCTTTTAGCGTGGCAATGATATTTAATAAAACTTGTAAAAACTCTTTTACCACCTTAATTTTTGCGAGCACCGTCTTGATAGTAGGTTATTTTTTAGCTGATTGGATTTTTCCACTTCAAAACGTTATAAATCCTTTCTACCACTTTTACTACGATATTTTGTCACAACCACCAAAAGTTTCAGATTTAATGTATCCCCTAACTATGCTCGCCTGGAGCAGTTTATGCATTTTGCTGGCGATTTATATACCACAAAAACAACTGAGCTTGCTTTATGTTTCTAATTTCAAAAGGCCATTTAACAAAGGTAAAATAAGAAACTTCCGCTTTAAAAAGTGGAATATAAATATATTTCAGTGGCGCAAAATTGTAAGAAAAGGACTGCTACTTAAAACTTTTGGTCTGCTAATAATTTTAGTTGTGTTTTTATTTTCAACTATTTCACAGCAAGCTGACGAAGTTGAGTTAACTTATATAGGGATGTTAGAAAATGAGATGGATAGAATCCAGTTTGACTCAATTCCTGAAGCAAAGGAGAATATGGAAAGAAGCTTAGAAAATGCTCAAGATGAAGAAAGCTATTATACAGCCAAAAAAGAATGGGAAGCAGGTATACAATACTTAAAGACAAGATCAGAAAAAATCAAAGCTGCTGTGGAAGGTTACCATCAGGGGAATTGGGAACCGTTATACAAATACCAACTTTTTGATATTAAATCAAGAACTGGTGACATCGAAACCGGTAGAGCTATGAGACTTTCTGAACAAAGGGGAACACCGGCACAATTTTCCACACAGGTCGGTTTAGAAGAAACCAAGTTGCTTTTAAAAAGCGGTGTTACCCCCATACTACTTCCTCAAAACCAACTGACAAATATTTTTGAAAATATCCCGAAAGAGCACGTACAGTTCCTAAAAAAGAATAATATCAGAATGGTTGATGAAAGTGGTTTATTTATACTTTACCACTACTTTGAAAGGTATATTTACTTCATACCCCTTGTGATATTTATCTTCATACTTGGGGGTGGGGTTGCTTCGGAAAGAGGGACGTTTGCACTTTTGAAAACACAGCCAGTATCAGATAAAAATCTGTTTTTTGGTGGGTTAATAAACGCGAAAACAGCGGTTGTGTTAAGTTGTATTGCTTTCTTTTTAATAGCTTTACTGGTATCCACTGTTGCAGATCGTTTCGGAGATTGGAATTATCCGATTTTACGGTATGATCCTGAGTCCGTTGTTTGTGCAGAAGATTACACCGGAACAGAAGTTTTTGTTTCAAACTGGAACCGGGGTTTCCACTTTGTTACCCTTGGTAGGCATTTATTGGAAAGTTTAGGGTTGTTTATAGCACTTGCATTGTTTTTTACCGCTATAACTAATGTAGTGGCGCTGATTATAAGAAACAAGGTAGGCGTAATGAGTTTAACAGCGGCAATCGGTGTGGGGGGATATCAATTTAGTCAACTTCTAAAGCAAACTGCCCATTTATCACCTTTTACCTACTTAAACATCCCTAAGGTCATCAGCGGAGAATATGCTACTTTGCTAGATAACTCTAAAATAAACCTTGCAAACGGGATTATGTTACTGCTTTTACTTGCCGCTTTAGTTATAGTGGCAGGATATATAATTCTGTCAAAACCACCTACAACAGCAAAGCGCAGTAAGACAATATATAAATCATAA